One segment of Brassica napus cultivar Da-Ae chromosome C3, Da-Ae, whole genome shotgun sequence DNA contains the following:
- the LOC125582893 gene encoding cyclin-dependent kinase G1-like isoform X1 → MAAGGVEISKSSVVVDRVRDFYPRQGGRDGERRQTKRPSDSDRWLKDGRRDLYQRGEAREGDVGQRHPEKRRKRSPVSPALAEKTIVDVGSARKISSEDHAGVLKSTEYVSAVAVTPLKHPFDDLEEGQLEDEQVVQAPNIATSKWCLESPKDEAVHVVRNSRWNRSSLTPESGEFQVDSSDEHRSNSSGSRSLEPISAHEDSEHELEGRIDMDVGEEECCASDFNDSEVDEPEGGLSMLSGSRDVNEYQKLSKINEGTYGVVYKAKDRKTEEIVALKMIKMNMEDEYGFPLTSLREINILLSCNHPSIVNVKEVVVGNGDSVFMVMEHLEHDLRGVMDRMKQPFSTSEVKCLMIQLLEGLKYLHSNWIIHRDLKPSNLLLNNSGELKICDFGMARQYGSPIKPYTQLVVTQWYRSPELLLGTKEYSTAVDMWSIGCIMGELLSLKPLFRGKSQNDIDQLQQIFAVLGTPSETTWPGFTALPGSKAKFRKQPYNLLRKKFPAASFTGGPVLSELGFDLLNRLLNVDPEKRLTVDEALNHAWFNEVPLQKSKEFMPTFPSKRN, encoded by the coding sequence ATGGCGGCAGGAGGAGTTGAAATCTCGAAAAGCTCTGTCGTCGTTGATCGTGTTCGTGATTTTTATCCTCGTCAGGGTGGTAGGGACGGTGAGAGGCGTCAAACCAAACGACCCAGTGATTCTGATCGCTGGTTGAAAGATGGGCGACGTGATTTGTATCAAAGAGGAGAAGCCCGAGAGGGAGATGTTGGTCAGAGACACCCTGAGAAGAGGAGGAAGCGTTCTCCAGTTTCACCTGCACTTGCTGAGAAGACCATTGTTGATGTGGGTTCTGCTAGGAAGATTTCATCTGAGGATCATGCCGGTGTTCTGAAGTCAACAGAGTATGTTTCTGCAGTGGCAGTGACGCCTCTTAAACATCCTTTTGATGATCTTGAGGAGGGCCAGTTGGAGGACGAGCAGGTGGTTCAGGCACCCAATATTGCTACGTCTAAGTGGTGTTTGGAATCTCCAAAGGATGAGGCAGTTCATGTTGTCAGGAATAGCAGATGGAATAGGAGCAGCCTTACTCCTGAGAGCGGTGAATTTCAAGTGGATTCGTCTGATGAACATCGGTCCAATTCTTCTGGATCTCGCAGCTTAGAACCCATCAGTGCTCATGAGGATTCAGAGCATGAGTTGGAGGGTCGTATTGACATGGATGTTGGTGAAGAAGAATGTTGTGCTTCTGATTTTAACGACTCGGAAGTTGATGAACCAGAGGGAGGCCTGAGCATGCTATCTGGCAGTAGAGATGTTAATGAATACCAGAAGCTAAGCAAGATAAATGAAGGAACTTATGGTGTTGTCTACAAAGCCAAGGACAGAAAGACGGAAGAGATTGTGGCACTTAAAATGATCAAGATGAACATGGAAGACGAATATGGATTCCCATTGACATCTTTGAGGGAGATCAACATTCTTTTGTCTTGCAATCACCCGTCGATTGTGAACGTCAAGGAAGTCGTGGTGGGAAACGGTGACAGTGTTTTCATGGTCATGGAACACTTGGAACACGACTTGAGGGGTGTTATGGACAGGATGAAACAGCCTTTTAGCACCAGTGAGGTCAAATGCTTGATGATTCAGCTGTTGGAGGGTTTGAAGTACCTACATAGCAACTGGATCATCCACAGGGATCTGAAGCCATCTAATCTTCTACTGAACAACAGTGGGGAGCTGAAAATATGCGATTTTGGAATGGCTAGGCAATATGGGAGTCCTATCAAGCCCTACACGCAGTTGGTTGTCACACAGTGGTACAGGTCCCCGGAGCTTCTTCTAGGAACAAAGGAGTATTCAACCGCAGTTGATATGTGGTCCATCGGGTGCATTATGGGTGAGTTGCTGTCTCTAAAACCTCTTTTCCGAGGGAAAAGTCAGAATGACATTGACCAGCTTCAACAGATATTTGCGGTTCTTGGAACACCGAGTGAGACAACTTGGCCTGGATTCACTGCGCTGCCAGGTTCCAAAGCCAAGTTTCGTAAGCAGCCATACAATTTACTGCGTAAGAAATTTCCTGCTGCATCTTTTACCGGAGGTCCAGTTCTTTCAGAATTGGGATTTGATTTGTTGAACAGATTATTGAATGTTGACCCTGAGAAGCGACTAACAGTTGACGAGGCTCTTAACCACGCCTGGTTCAATGAAGTACCTCTCCAGAAATCCAAGGAGTTCATGCCGACATTTCCTTCAAAGCGTAACTGA
- the LOC106454233 gene encoding cytochrome P450 94B3-like, protein MDLLGDLLGQGIFNVDGHSWSSQRKLASHEFSTCSLRCFAFDVLREDVETRIVPILSTTADVGTTMDLQDVFKRFAFDVVCKVSLGWDPDCLDLTRPVNPLAEAFDTAAEISARRATESLYAVWKAKRVLNVGNERRLREAIRTVHELVFEIVRAKRKSLEIGTGQEAKQDLLSRFLAAGQDSEAVRDMVISFIMVGRDPTSAAMTWLFWLLSENDDVENKLLQEVEPLISLGLGFEELKEMSYKKACLCEALRLYPPVSWDSKHAANDVLPDGTRVKKGDKVTYFPYGMGRMENLWGEDCEEFKPNRWFDSEPGITEPVLKPVSPFKFPVFQAGTRVCIGKEMAFMQMKFVVGSVLSRFEIIPVSKHKPVFVPLLTAHMVGGLKWGNDGEEFKPNQWFDSEPGIMEPVLKPIRPFKFPVFQAGPVLKPIRPFKFPVFQAGPRVCIGEEMAFMQMKFFVGYVLSRFEIIPVSKHKPVFVPLLTAHIVGGLKVKIKRREVK, encoded by the exons ATGG accTCCTTGGTGATCTCCTCGGACAAGGAATTTTCAATGTAGACGGTCACTCATGGAGCTCGCAACGTAAACTCGCTAGCCACGAGTTCTCGACTTGTTCGCTAAGGTGTTTTGCTTTCGATGTTCTTAGAGAAGATGTTGAAACCCGTATTGTACCTATTCTATCTACAACAGCTGATGTTGGTACTACCATGGACTTGCAAGATGTTTTCAAACGTTTTGCTTTCGATGTTGTTTGTAAAGTCTCGTTGGGTTGGGACCCGGATTGTTTGGATTTGACCCGACCCGTTAACCCACTTGCGGAGGCGTTTGATACCGCGGCTGAGATTAGTGCTCGCCGTGCCACGGAGTCTCTTTACGCTGTTTGGAAGGCGAAGCGTGTGTTGAACGTGGGAAACGAGAGGAGGTTGAGAGAAGCGATCAGGACAGTACACGAGTTGGTTTTCGAGATTGTCAGAGCTAAAAGGAAGAGTCTCGAGATTGGGACCGGACAAGAAGCCAAACAAGATCTTCTGTCAAGGTTTCTAGCAGCCGGACAAGACAGCGAAGCGGTGAGGGACATGGTTATTAGTTTCATCATGGTGGGAAGGGACCCAACATCAGCGGCAATGACGTGGCTGTTTTGGTTGTTATCTGAAAACGATGATGTGGAAAATAAGCTATTACAGGAAGTGGAGCCGTTGATAAGTTTAGGGCTAGGGTTTGAGGAACTGAAAGAGATGAGTTACAAGAAGGCTTGTTTATGTGAAGCCTTGAGGCTTTATCCACCTGTGTCATGGGACTCTAAGCATGCTGCGAACGACGTTTTACCCGACGGGACTCGTGTCAAGAAAGGAGATAAGGTGACTTATTTCCCGTACGGAATGGGGAGGATGGAGAATTTGTGGGGGGAGGACTGTGAGGAGTTTAAACCTAACCGATGGTTTGATTCTGAACCGGGGATTACAGAACCGGTTTTAAAACCCGTTAGTCCTTTCAAGTTTCCGGTTTTTCAGGCAGGAACGAGGGTTTGTATAGGGAAGGAGATGGCGTTTATGCAGATGAAATTTGTTGTTGGTTCTGTTTTGAGTCGGTTTGAGATTATACCGGTTAGTAAGCACAAACCAGTTTTTGTTCCTCTCTTGACGGCTCATATGGTTGGGGGACTCAAG TGGGGGAATGACGGTGAGGAGTTTAAACCTAACCAATGGTTTGATTCTGAACCGGGGATTATGGAACCGGTTTTAAAACCCATTAGGCCTTTCAAGTTTCCGGTTTTTCAGGCAGGACCGGTTTTAAAACCCATTAGGCCTTTCAAGTTTCCGGTTTTTCAGGCAGGACCGAGGGTTTGTATAGGGGAGGAGATGGCATTTATGCAGATGAAATTTTTTGTTGGTTATGTTTTGAGTCGGTTTGAAATTATACCGGTTAGTAAGCACAAACCAGTTTTTGTTCCTCTCTTGACGGCTCATATTGTTGGGGGACTCAAGGTGAAGATCAAGAGAAGAGAAGTCAAGTGA
- the LOC125582893 gene encoding cyclin-dependent kinase G1-like isoform X2: protein MAAGGVEISKSSVVVDRVRDFYPRQGGRDGERRQTKRPSDSDRWLKDGRRDLYQRGEAREGDVGQRHPEKRRKRSPVSPALAEKTIVDVGSARKISSEDHAGVLKSTEYVSAVAVTPLKHPFDDLEEGQLEDEQVVQAPNIATSKWCLESPKDEAVHVVRNSRWNRSSLTPESGEFQVDSSDEHRSNSSGSRSLEPISAHEDSEHELEGRIDMDVGEEECCASDFNDSEVDEPEGGLSMLSGSRDVNEYQKLSKINEGTYGVVYKAKDRKTEEIVALKMIKMNMEDEYGFPLTSLREINILLSCNHPSIVNVKEVVVGNGDSVFMVMEHLEHDLRGVMDRMKQPFSTSEVKCLMIQLLEGLKYLHSNWIIHRDLKPSNLLLNNSGELKICDFGMARQYGSPIKPYTQLVVTQWYRSPELLLGTKEYSTAVDMWSIGCIMGELLSLKPLFRGKSQNDIDQLQQIFAVLGTPSETTWPGFTALPGSKAKFRKQPYNLLHY, encoded by the exons ATGGCGGCAGGAGGAGTTGAAATCTCGAAAAGCTCTGTCGTCGTTGATCGTGTTCGTGATTTTTATCCTCGTCAGGGTGGTAGGGACGGTGAGAGGCGTCAAACCAAACGACCCAGTGATTCTGATCGCTGGTTGAAAGATGGGCGACGTGATTTGTATCAAAGAGGAGAAGCCCGAGAGGGAGATGTTGGTCAGAGACACCCTGAGAAGAGGAGGAAGCGTTCTCCAGTTTCACCTGCACTTGCTGAGAAGACCATTGTTGATGTGGGTTCTGCTAGGAAGATTTCATCTGAGGATCATGCCGGTGTTCTGAAGTCAACAGAGTATGTTTCTGCAGTGGCAGTGACGCCTCTTAAACATCCTTTTGATGATCTTGAGGAGGGCCAGTTGGAGGACGAGCAGGTGGTTCAGGCACCCAATATTGCTACGTCTAAGTGGTGTTTGGAATCTCCAAAGGATGAGGCAGTTCATGTTGTCAGGAATAGCAGATGGAATAGGAGCAGCCTTACTCCTGAGAGCGGTGAATTTCAAGTGGATTCGTCTGATGAACATCGGTCCAATTCTTCTGGATCTCGCAGCTTAGAACCCATCAGTGCTCATGAGGATTCAGAGCATGAGTTGGAGGGTCGTATTGACATGGATGTTGGTGAAGAAGAATGTTGTGCTTCTGATTTTAACGACTCGGAAGTTGATGAACCAGAGGGAGGCCTGAGCATGCTATCTGGCAGTAGAGATGTTAATGAATACCAGAAGCTAAGCAAGATAAATGAAGGAACTTATGGTGTTGTCTACAAAGCCAAGGACAGAAAGACGGAAGAGATTGTGGCACTTAAAATGATCAAGATGAACATGGAAGACGAATATGGATTCCCATTGACATCTTTGAGGGAGATCAACATTCTTTTGTCTTGCAATCACCCGTCGATTGTGAACGTCAAGGAAGTCGTGGTGGGAAACGGTGACAGTGTTTTCATGGTCATGGAACACTTGGAACACGACTTGAGGGGTGTTATGGACAGGATGAAACAGCCTTTTAGCACCAGTGAGGTCAAATGCTTGATGATTCAGCTGTTGGAGGGTTTGAAGTACCTACATAGCAACTGGATCATCCACAGGGATCTGAAGCCATCTAATCTTCTACTGAACAACAGTGGGGAGCTGAAAATATGCGATTTTGGAATGGCTAGGCAATATGGGAGTCCTATCAAGCCCTACACGCAGTTGGTTGTCACACAGTGGTACAGGTCCCCGGAGCTTCTTCTAGGAACAAAGGAGTATTCAACCGCAGTTGATATGTGGTCCATCGGGTGCATTATGGGTGAGTTGCTGTCTCTAAAACCTCTTTTCCGAGGGAAAAGTCAGAATGACATTGACCAGCTTCAACAGATATTTGCGGTTCTTGGAACACCGAGTGAGACAACTTGGCCTGGATTCACTGCGCTGCCAGGTTCCAAAGCCAAGTTTCGTAAGCAGCCATACAATTTACTGC ATTATTGA